One Pogoniulus pusillus isolate bPogPus1 chromosome 10, bPogPus1.pri, whole genome shotgun sequence genomic window carries:
- the SEH1L gene encoding nucleoporin SEH1 isoform X1, which translates to MFVARSIAADHRDLIHDVSFDFHGRRMATCSSDQSVKVWDKSENGDWHCTASWKTHSGSVWRVTWAHPEFGQVLASCSFDRTAAVWEEIVGESNDKLRGQSHWVKRTTLVDSRTSVTDVKFAPKHMGLMLATCSADGVVRIYEAPDVMNLSQWSLQHEISCKLSCSCISWNPSSSRAHSPMIAVGSDDNSPNILAKVQIYEYNENTRKYAKAEALMTVTDPVHDIAFAPNLGRSFHILAVATKDVRIFTLKPLRKELTSSGGLTKFEIHIVAQFDNHNSQVWRVSWNITGTVLASSGDDGCVRLWKANYMDNWKCTGILKGNGSPVNGNAQQGIFNASLGTANTGLQNSLNGSSASRYFFPPLDSPRAGSRWSSHAQLLPPPPLIEHSCDADTASLQYPHPRRRCVSRPLNLLPENEGV; encoded by the exons ATGTTCGTGGCGCGCAGCATCGCGGCCGATCACCGCGACCTCATCCACGATGTCTCCTTCGACTTCCACGGCCGGCGCATGGCCACCTGCTCCAGCGACCAGAGCGTCAAG GTATGGGACAAAAGCGAAAATGGTGATTGGCACTGCACTGCCAGCTGGAAG ACACATAGTGGATCTGTGTGGCGAGTGACGTGGGCCCATCCTGAGTTTGGCCAGGTCCTGGCTTCCTGCTCTTTTGATAGAACAGCGGCTGTGTGGGAAGAAATAGTGGGAGAGTCAAATGATAAACTCCGAGGCCAGAGTCACTGG GTGAAGAGGACTACTCTAGTAGACAGTAGGACATCGGTTACAGATGTAAAGTTTGCTCCCAAGCATATGGGTCTTATGTTAGCAACATGTTCAGCAGATGGAGTTGTAAGGATTTATGAAGCTCCAGATGTGATGAACCTCAGTCAGTGGTCACTGCAGCATGAAATCTCATGTAAGCTCAGCTGCAGTTGTATTTCTTGGAATCCTTCAAG CTCTCGAGCACATTCTCCAATGATAGCCGTAGGAAGTGATGACAACAGTCCAAATATATTGGCTAAGGTTCAGATTTATGAGTATAATGAAAATACCAG GAAATATGCGAAAGCAGAAGCTCTGATGACAGTCACAGATCCTGTACACGATATCGCATTTGCTCCAAATCTGGGACGATCCTTCCACATCTTAGCTGTAGCAACCAAAGACGTACGAATTTTCACACTAAAACCTCTAAG GAAAGAATTGACTTCATCTGGGGGATTAACAAAATTTGAGATTCACATTGTGGCACAGTTTGATAACCACAACTCCCAGGTGTGGCGAGTGAGCTGGAATATCACAGGCACTGTGCTTGCCTCCTCCGGTGACGATGGCTGCGTTAGGCTCTGGAAAG CTAATTACATGGACAACTGGAAGTGCACTGGTATACTGAAAGGTAATGGGAGCCCAGTGAATGGTAATGCTCAGCAGGGAATCTTTAATGCCTCTCTAGGTACAGCCAATACAGGTCTACAGAATTCACTAAATGGATCATCTGCCAGCAG GtatttctttccccctctgGATTCCCCACGGGCTGGATCGAGATGGTCCAGCCAtgcccagctccttcctcctcctcctctgataGAGCACTCTTGCGATGCTGACACTGCCAGCCTCCAGTATCCTCACCCTCGCAGACGATGTGTGTCTCGGCCTCTTAATCTATTACCTGAGAACGAAGGGGTTTAA
- the SEH1L gene encoding nucleoporin SEH1 isoform X2, which yields MFVARSIAADHRDLIHDVSFDFHGRRMATCSSDQSVKVWDKSENGDWHCTASWKTHSGSVWRVTWAHPEFGQVLASCSFDRTAAVWEEIVGESNDKLRGQSHWVKRTTLVDSRTSVTDVKFAPKHMGLMLATCSADGVVRIYEAPDVMNLSQWSLQHEISCKLSCSCISWNPSSSRAHSPMIAVGSDDNSPNILAKVQIYEYNENTRKYAKAEALMTVTDPVHDIAFAPNLGRSFHILAVATKDVRIFTLKPLRKELTSSGGLTKFEIHIVAQFDNHNSQVWRVSWNITGTVLASSGDDGCVRLWKANYMDNWKCTGILKGNGSPVNGNAQQGIFNASLGTANTGLQNSLNGSSASRKQS from the exons ATGTTCGTGGCGCGCAGCATCGCGGCCGATCACCGCGACCTCATCCACGATGTCTCCTTCGACTTCCACGGCCGGCGCATGGCCACCTGCTCCAGCGACCAGAGCGTCAAG GTATGGGACAAAAGCGAAAATGGTGATTGGCACTGCACTGCCAGCTGGAAG ACACATAGTGGATCTGTGTGGCGAGTGACGTGGGCCCATCCTGAGTTTGGCCAGGTCCTGGCTTCCTGCTCTTTTGATAGAACAGCGGCTGTGTGGGAAGAAATAGTGGGAGAGTCAAATGATAAACTCCGAGGCCAGAGTCACTGG GTGAAGAGGACTACTCTAGTAGACAGTAGGACATCGGTTACAGATGTAAAGTTTGCTCCCAAGCATATGGGTCTTATGTTAGCAACATGTTCAGCAGATGGAGTTGTAAGGATTTATGAAGCTCCAGATGTGATGAACCTCAGTCAGTGGTCACTGCAGCATGAAATCTCATGTAAGCTCAGCTGCAGTTGTATTTCTTGGAATCCTTCAAG CTCTCGAGCACATTCTCCAATGATAGCCGTAGGAAGTGATGACAACAGTCCAAATATATTGGCTAAGGTTCAGATTTATGAGTATAATGAAAATACCAG GAAATATGCGAAAGCAGAAGCTCTGATGACAGTCACAGATCCTGTACACGATATCGCATTTGCTCCAAATCTGGGACGATCCTTCCACATCTTAGCTGTAGCAACCAAAGACGTACGAATTTTCACACTAAAACCTCTAAG GAAAGAATTGACTTCATCTGGGGGATTAACAAAATTTGAGATTCACATTGTGGCACAGTTTGATAACCACAACTCCCAGGTGTGGCGAGTGAGCTGGAATATCACAGGCACTGTGCTTGCCTCCTCCGGTGACGATGGCTGCGTTAGGCTCTGGAAAG CTAATTACATGGACAACTGGAAGTGCACTGGTATACTGAAAGGTAATGGGAGCCCAGTGAATGGTAATGCTCAGCAGGGAATCTTTAATGCCTCTCTAGGTACAGCCAATACAGGTCTACAGAATTCACTAAATGGATCATCTGCCAGCAG aaagcagagctga